From the Lampris incognitus isolate fLamInc1 chromosome 6, fLamInc1.hap2, whole genome shotgun sequence genome, one window contains:
- the si:dkey-246g23.4 gene encoding monocarboxylate transporter 2, with product MDAPMKAQRARKPVAPAAAPDGGYGWFIVLACFLVFGLTFGVIKAFGVFYVEIHQYFDTTATAASWITSIAVATIHVAAPIAAALSARYSHRAVVMTGGLLCSLGMLTGAYVSNLMELYITVGFWNGFGYALTWTPTVTMLGSYFDKKRPLANALASTGECVLTFLLTPLFQLLIDTFSWRGAMLLLGGLQLNLCVCGMLLRPLKITREVNHFTEGKDKEGGLVLELCPMMDGDLEQNKPNALEDRTTDTGPEEIPNINAKAQAKAKAKDWRIRLQMKVLPYVDYTLITNARFFVYSMFGVFAALGFFAPSLFLVPYARSQGIEEYQAAALISISAALDLTGRLFSGWIANLRLMETVQQLIITVILQGTVLLFCPLASSFSELAVFSTVYGLAYGATVSIHITVLAEVVGVERLGSALGFFMLIRSSGGLLGPPIAGLLIDRMSDYGTGFLMAGVALIVSALFLLLLHHMNRRSQSSSPKAGDLPVDAEQGQMLASVPDVLEKK from the exons ATGGATGCTCCAATGAAGGCCCAGAGGGCTCGCAAACCAGTGGCACCAGCAGCAGCTCCTGATGGTGGCTATGGCTGGTTCATTGTACTCGCCTGCTTCCTGGTATTTGGCTTGACCTTTGGGGTCATCAAGGCCTTTGGCGTGTTCTATGTTGAGATACACCAGTACTTTGACaccacagcaacagcagcatcctgGATCACCTCTATTGCTGTGGCTACTATTCATGTTGCAG CCCCTATAGCAGCCGCACTGAGTGCTCGCTATAGCCACCGTGCAGTGGTGATGACAGGAGGACTGCTATGCAGCTTGGGAATGTTGACCGGGGCTTACGTAAGCAACCTGATGGAGCTCTACATCACAGTGGGCTTCTGGAATG GTTTTGGTTACGCACTTACCTGGACACCAACGGTGACCATGCTGGGCAGCTACTTTGACAAGAAGCGTCCTCTGGCCAACGCTTTGGCCAGTACTGGAGAATGCGTTCTTACTTTCCTCCTAACACCACTCTTCCAACTGTTGATTGATACTTTTTCATGGAGGGGTGCTATGCTGCTGCTGGGGGGGCTGCAacttaatctgtgtgtgtgtgggatgctGCTGAGGCCGCTCAAAATCACCAGAGAAGTGAATCATTTCACGGAGGGTAAAGACAAGGAGGGAGGCTTGGTCCTCGAGTTGTGTCCCATGATGGATGGGGACTTGGAGCAGAATAAACCAAATG CTCTTGAAGACAGAACAACTGACACAGGCCCTGAGGAGATACCCAATATAAATGCCAAGGCACAAGCTAAGGCCAAAGCCAAGGATTGGAGGATCAGGCTACAGATGAAAGTACTTCCCTACGTGGATTACACCCTCATCACCAACGCTCGATTCTTTGTCTACTCTATGTTTGGAGTGTTTGCTGCTCTAGGTTTCTTTGCGCCGTCCCTTTTCCTGGTGCCTTATGCTCGTAGCCAGGGGATAGAGGAGTACCAGGCCGCTGCTCTCATATCCATCTCGGCAGCGCTGGACCTGACAGGGAGACTTTTCTCTGGCTGGATAGCTAACCTGAGACTCATGGAGACA GTGCAGCAGTTGATTATAACAGTAATTCTGCAGGGTACTGTACTGCTGTTCTGTCCACTGGCCTCCTCTTTCTCTGAGCTGGCTGTCTTCAGCACAGTCTATGGCTTGGCATACGGCGCTACCGTCTCCATCCACATTACAGTGCTGGCAGAGGTGGTTGGAGTTGAGCGGCTCGGTAGTGCACTGGGATTCTTCATGCTCATACGCAGCAGTGGTGGGCTGCTTGGACCGCCCATTGCAG GACTCCTCATTGACAGGATGAGTGACTATGGGACAGGCTTCCTCATGGCCGGAGTGGCTCTCATAGTATCCGCCCTCTTTCTACTCCTGCTCCACCACATGAACCGCAGGAGTCAGTCGTCCTCCCCCAAGGCCGGTGATTTGCCTGTAGATGCTGAACAGGGCCAGATGCTAGCATCAGTCCCAGATGTGCTGGAAAAGAAGTGA